A genomic region of Bernardetia sp. ABR2-2B contains the following coding sequences:
- a CDS encoding transposase, with protein MPSFPTMELGEVYFHTASILNWEYLLKMDKYKKVILDSLNHLSKNGKIKVYGFVIMPNHIHLIWEMIEKNGKEMPHVSFMKHTAHEFLKDLKTHYPQVLPRFASNQEDRKYQFWQRNSLPIILYSKKILEQKLDYIHYNPTAGKWNLATDYVAYYYSSAKFYEEEINDFEFLVDYRERF; from the coding sequence ATGCCCTCATTTCCTACCATGGAGCTTGGAGAAGTTTATTTTCATACAGCCAGTATTTTAAATTGGGAATATTTGCTAAAAATGGATAAATACAAGAAGGTCATTTTAGACAGTTTGAATCATCTATCTAAAAATGGAAAAATAAAAGTATATGGTTTTGTAATAATGCCAAATCATATTCATCTAATTTGGGAAATGATAGAGAAAAATGGAAAGGAAATGCCACATGTGAGCTTTATGAAACATACAGCTCACGAATTTTTGAAAGATTTAAAAACTCATTATCCTCAGGTACTTCCTCGTTTTGCTTCTAATCAGGAAGATAGAAAATATCAATTTTGGCAGCGTAATAGTTTGCCTATTATTCTATATTCCAAAAAAATACTAGAACAAAAATTAGATTATATTCATTATAACCCAACAGCAGGTAAATGGAATTTGGCAACCGATTATGTCGCTTATTACTATTCTTCTGCTAAATTTTATGAAGAAGAAATCAACGATTTTGAGTTTTTGGTAGATTATAGAGAGCGATTTTGA
- a CDS encoding FAD-dependent oxidoreductase translates to MKKPIIFSIDDDPQVARAIERDLRSEFRKEYKIISTTSANEALESLEEFKKQNEEIALFLVDQRMPDMLGVEFLEKAKPFYPNAKRVLLTAYSDIDAAIKAINDVQLDYYLHKPWNPPQEKLYPVLYELLESWKISYQPDFDGLRVIGYQFSPQSHELKDFLASNLFPYQWLDFQQNQKAKELSELHKFSENDLPVVVFEEGELLKKPSKTELAEKLGLSSKASEDIYDVVIIGGGPAGLAAAVYGGSEGLKTLLIEKHAPGGQAGTSSRIENYLGFPTGLSGSELAKRATTQAQRFGVEFLVPQEVTGISLKDNYKILKLADDKEIVTKSIVITSGVSYRKLDSKGMDNFTGAGIYYGAATTEALSCSEKTVFVVGGGNSAGQGAMYLSRYAKKVNIVVRREDLSSSMSQYLIDQIDGTKNIEVLPFTEIIEAKGDGHLQDVVLQNTKDKSTKEVEADAMFIFIGTKPHTEWINSDVIKDKKGFVETGRNLLSYDEIKKIWKHKREPFTLETSVKGVFAAGDVRATAMNRVASAVGEGAMAISFVHKYLAEN, encoded by the coding sequence ATGAAAAAGCCTATCATTTTTTCCATAGACGACGACCCACAAGTAGCACGAGCTATCGAAAGGGATTTGCGTAGTGAGTTTCGCAAAGAATACAAAATTATTAGCACTACTTCGGCAAATGAAGCATTGGAGAGTTTAGAAGAATTTAAAAAACAAAACGAAGAAATCGCACTTTTTTTAGTCGATCAACGAATGCCTGATATGCTGGGTGTAGAGTTTTTAGAAAAGGCAAAACCATTTTATCCCAATGCAAAGCGTGTTTTATTAACAGCCTATTCAGATATTGATGCAGCTATAAAAGCGATTAATGATGTTCAGTTAGATTATTATCTGCACAAACCTTGGAATCCCCCTCAAGAAAAATTATATCCTGTTTTATATGAATTATTGGAGAGTTGGAAAATATCTTATCAACCCGATTTTGATGGACTTAGAGTAATTGGCTATCAATTTTCACCACAATCTCACGAACTCAAAGACTTTTTAGCAAGTAATCTTTTTCCGTATCAATGGTTAGATTTTCAACAAAACCAAAAAGCTAAAGAACTTTCAGAACTTCATAAATTTAGCGAAAATGATTTACCTGTTGTGGTTTTTGAAGAAGGAGAACTACTCAAAAAACCAAGCAAAACAGAGTTAGCTGAAAAATTAGGACTTTCATCTAAAGCATCAGAAGATATTTATGATGTCGTAATTATTGGAGGAGGACCTGCTGGGTTGGCTGCTGCCGTTTATGGTGGTTCAGAAGGATTAAAAACGCTTTTAATAGAAAAACACGCCCCTGGTGGACAGGCAGGAACAAGTTCAAGAATAGAAAACTATTTAGGATTTCCTACTGGCTTGAGTGGTTCTGAACTTGCCAAACGAGCTACTACACAGGCACAGCGTTTTGGTGTAGAATTTCTAGTTCCACAAGAGGTAACAGGAATTTCTTTAAAAGATAATTATAAGATTCTCAAACTTGCAGATGACAAGGAGATTGTTACAAAAAGCATTGTTATTACCTCTGGTGTTTCGTATCGAAAACTAGATAGTAAGGGAATGGATAATTTTACAGGCGCAGGGATTTATTATGGTGCAGCGACTACGGAAGCTCTTTCTTGTTCTGAAAAAACTGTTTTTGTCGTTGGTGGTGGAAATTCGGCAGGACAGGGCGCAATGTACCTTTCTCGTTATGCCAAAAAAGTAAATATTGTAGTCAGAAGAGAGGATTTGTCTTCTTCTATGTCGCAGTATTTGATTGACCAAATAGACGGAACAAAAAACATTGAAGTTCTTCCATTTACAGAAATAATAGAAGCAAAAGGCGATGGACACTTACAGGACGTAGTGTTACAAAATACTAAAGACAAATCCACAAAAGAAGTAGAAGCTGACGCTATGTTTATTTTTATTGGAACGAAGCCTCATACCGAATGGATAAATTCGGACGTAATCAAGGATAAAAAAGGCTTTGTAGAAACAGGTAGAAATCTATTGAGCTATGATGAGATAAAGAAAATTTGGAAACACAAACGAGAACCTTTTACTTTAGAAACCTCTGTAAAAGGAGTTTTTGCAGCAGGTGATGTACGTGCAACGGCTATGAACCGTGTGGCTTCTGCTGTGGGAGAGGGCGCAATGGCAATTAGTTTTGTACATAAATATTTGGCTGAAAATTAA
- the gcvP gene encoding aminomethyl-transferring glycine dehydrogenase codes for MKINIFNQTTFESRHNGKIDTSIEQMLNKVNASSIEQLISETVPADIRLKEPLNLPSALTESDFIHNLQKIASKNKVFRSFIGMGYYETLVPTVILRNILENPAWYTAYTPYQAEIAQGRLEALINFQTMVIDLTGMEIANASLLDEATAAAESMRLLEATKPKSKKKAMKFFVSNKCHPQTLSLLIGRAEPLGIELEIGDITKLDVTDENLFGLLLQYPNTDGHIKNINAFVAAAKENEVSVAVASDLLALTMLTPPGEMGADVVFGSAQRLGVPMGYGGPHAAFFAIHEKNKRFMPGRVIGLSKDADGNPAYRMALQTREQHIKRERATSNICTAQVLLSVMASMYGVYHGAEGLKNIAHRIHGFAKVTHKVVEKLGYEVVYNQYFDTIKINTTTKQAQKIKELAEKNEINLRYFENGNIGISFGERTEYADLETLSAIFARAAHKDSFKEEIAEFAQNIELDWEDAVIRKSDFMTHPVFSLYHTEHEMLRYMKRLENKDLSLVHSMISLGSCTMKLNATTEMIPVTWSEFGQIHPFAPFGQAEGYKELTDNLRTWLCEITGFDDVSLQPNSGAQGEYAGLMAIRGYHVGNGDTHRNIAIIPSSAHGTNPASAVMAGMKVVITKCDENGNIDVEDLKAKVEKHKENLSCLMVTYPSTHGVFEEAIIEICDIIHQNGGRVYMDGANMNAQVGLTSPANIGADVCHLNLHKTFCIPHGGGGPGMGPIGVVKDLAPYLPSHPVVEIRGKVGENGAGHPISAAPYGSASILLISYAYIAMMGGDGLTRATERAILNANYIKSLLEEHYPILYVGKNGRCAHEFILDCRGFKKTAGIEVVDIAKRLMDYGFHAPTVSFPVAGTMMVEPTESETKEELDRFAQAMIQIRKEIQEIEDRDSDATDNVMKNAPHTAGRLLADEWNFPYSRQKAVYPLEWVKERKFWVSVSRIDDAYGDRNLVCSCIPVEEYEERELAEVK; via the coding sequence ATGAAAATCAATATCTTCAACCAAACCACTTTTGAGAGTCGCCACAACGGAAAAATTGATACTTCCATTGAACAGATGCTCAATAAAGTAAATGCTTCTTCTATCGAACAGCTCATTTCTGAAACTGTTCCTGCTGATATACGTCTCAAAGAACCTTTAAATTTGCCTTCTGCACTTACAGAAAGCGATTTTATTCATAATCTCCAAAAAATTGCTTCCAAAAATAAAGTATTTCGTTCTTTTATTGGAATGGGATATTATGAAACGCTTGTTCCAACTGTAATTTTAAGAAATATCTTAGAAAATCCAGCTTGGTACACAGCCTACACGCCTTATCAAGCAGAAATTGCACAAGGACGTTTGGAAGCTCTTATCAATTTCCAGACAATGGTCATTGACCTTACAGGAATGGAAATTGCCAATGCCTCACTTTTAGATGAAGCAACGGCAGCAGCAGAGTCAATGCGCTTATTGGAAGCAACAAAGCCAAAGTCTAAGAAAAAGGCAATGAAGTTTTTTGTTTCTAACAAATGTCATCCCCAAACTTTGTCTCTTTTAATAGGACGTGCAGAGCCATTGGGAATAGAATTAGAAATTGGAGATATTACAAAACTTGATGTTACAGATGAAAATCTATTTGGACTTTTACTTCAATATCCAAATACAGATGGTCATATCAAAAATATAAATGCCTTTGTTGCTGCTGCAAAAGAAAATGAAGTTTCTGTAGCTGTTGCCTCTGACCTTTTGGCTCTCACAATGCTTACTCCTCCTGGAGAAATGGGTGCTGATGTAGTCTTTGGTTCGGCTCAACGTTTGGGTGTTCCGATGGGTTATGGTGGTCCTCATGCTGCATTTTTTGCTATTCATGAAAAGAATAAGCGTTTTATGCCCGGTCGTGTGATTGGTCTATCTAAAGATGCTGATGGCAACCCTGCTTATCGTATGGCTCTCCAAACTCGTGAGCAGCATATCAAAAGAGAAAGAGCTACTTCAAATATCTGTACGGCACAGGTTTTACTTTCTGTAATGGCAAGTATGTATGGCGTTTATCATGGAGCAGAAGGGCTAAAAAATATCGCTCATAGAATACATGGTTTTGCAAAAGTTACGCATAAAGTAGTTGAGAAATTAGGGTATGAGGTAGTTTATAATCAATATTTTGATACAATTAAGATAAATACGACGACTAAACAAGCTCAAAAAATAAAAGAACTAGCAGAAAAGAATGAAATAAACCTTCGTTATTTTGAAAACGGAAATATCGGAATTTCTTTTGGAGAACGCACAGAATACGCAGACCTTGAAACCTTATCAGCTATTTTTGCAAGAGCAGCCCACAAAGATTCTTTCAAAGAAGAAATAGCAGAATTTGCTCAAAATATAGAACTGGATTGGGAAGATGCTGTCATTAGAAAGTCTGATTTTATGACACATCCTGTTTTCTCTCTCTACCACACCGAACACGAGATGTTACGCTATATGAAGCGTTTGGAAAACAAAGATTTATCATTGGTTCATTCTATGATTTCTTTGGGTTCTTGTACAATGAAGCTCAATGCCACAACAGAGATGATTCCTGTTACGTGGTCAGAATTTGGACAGATTCATCCGTTTGCTCCTTTCGGACAAGCAGAAGGCTACAAAGAACTGACAGATAACCTTCGTACTTGGCTTTGTGAGATTACTGGTTTTGATGATGTTTCTCTACAACCTAACTCTGGAGCGCAGGGTGAATATGCAGGACTTATGGCTATTCGTGGTTATCACGTTGGTAATGGAGATACGCACAGAAACATTGCTATTATTCCTTCATCGGCTCACGGAACAAATCCAGCGAGTGCAGTTATGGCAGGAATGAAAGTAGTGATTACAAAATGCGATGAAAATGGAAATATTGATGTAGAAGATTTGAAAGCAAAAGTAGAAAAACACAAAGAAAATTTATCGTGTTTGATGGTAACCTATCCTTCTACACACGGAGTTTTTGAAGAGGCAATTATAGAAATTTGTGATATTATCCATCAAAATGGTGGTCGTGTTTATATGGACGGCGCAAATATGAATGCACAGGTAGGCTTAACTTCTCCTGCTAATATTGGTGCAGACGTTTGTCATTTGAACTTACACAAAACGTTTTGTATTCCTCACGGTGGTGGAGGTCCAGGAATGGGTCCTATCGGTGTTGTGAAAGATTTAGCTCCTTACTTGCCATCGCATCCAGTAGTTGAGATTCGTGGAAAGGTTGGAGAAAATGGTGCAGGTCATCCTATTTCGGCAGCTCCTTATGGAAGTGCTTCTATTTTGCTTATTTCGTATGCCTATATCGCAATGATGGGAGGCGACGGACTGACAAGAGCAACAGAAAGAGCTATTTTGAATGCCAATTATATCAAATCTTTATTGGAAGAACATTATCCAATTTTGTATGTAGGTAAAAATGGGCGTTGCGCTCACGAATTTATTTTGGATTGTAGAGGGTTTAAGAAAACAGCAGGTATTGAAGTTGTCGATATTGCAAAACGTTTGATGGATTATGGTTTCCACGCTCCGACAGTTTCTTTCCCAGTAGCAGGGACAATGATGGTTGAGCCAACAGAAAGTGAAACGAAAGAAGAACTAGACCGTTTTGCACAGGCTATGATTCAGATTCGCAAGGAAATTCAAGAAATTGAAGACAGAGATTCGGATGCAACAGATAACGTAATGAAAAATGCTCCTCACACAGCAGGACGACTTTTGGCAGATGAATGGAATTTCCCTTATTCTCGTCAGAAGGCAGTTTATCCATTAGAATGGGTAAAAGAACGCAAGTTTTGGGTTTCGGTGAGTCGCATAGATGATGCCTATGGCGATAGAAATCTAGTTTGTAGTTGTATTCCTGTTGAAGAATATGAAGAAAGAGAATTGGCAGAAGTGAAGTAA
- a CDS encoding carboxymuconolactone decarboxylase family protein: MNQVEEFNAYRSKMNEKIMAADNKVLKRIFNLDTNAFAEGTLDIKTKELIGLTCSMVLRCDDCVKYHLGKAKEAGISDEQIIEAMAIANLVGGTIVVPHLRRAMEYLEELNK, from the coding sequence ATGAATCAAGTAGAAGAATTCAATGCCTATCGCAGCAAAATGAACGAAAAAATTATGGCTGCTGATAATAAAGTTTTGAAACGTATCTTTAATTTAGATACAAATGCCTTTGCTGAAGGAACATTGGACATCAAGACAAAAGAACTTATCGGACTTACTTGTTCGATGGTTTTGCGTTGTGATGATTGTGTCAAATACCATTTAGGAAAAGCAAAAGAAGCAGGTATTTCTGACGAACAAATAATTGAAGCAATGGCAATTGCAAATCTTGTAGGAGGAACAATTGTAGTTCCACATCTTAGAAGAGCAATGGAGTATTTGGAAGAGTTGAATAAGTAA
- a CDS encoding thioesterase family protein has product MSKEIKIKVRGYHLDGYQHVNNARYLEFFEEARWAFFEESDALKMLQKKNIMFVVVNVNINYRYPASVGQTIVIESKLEKLAEVGSKTSTFKQTIYLENTDTVVCDAIITFVLFDGKTQRAISTTEEIRDMFVGELSN; this is encoded by the coding sequence ATGTCAAAAGAAATAAAAATAAAAGTACGTGGTTATCATTTAGATGGCTACCAACACGTTAATAATGCTCGTTATTTAGAGTTTTTTGAGGAAGCTAGATGGGCATTTTTTGAAGAAAGTGATGCTCTCAAAATGCTTCAAAAGAAAAATATTATGTTTGTTGTAGTGAATGTAAACATTAATTATCGTTATCCTGCTTCTGTCGGACAAACTATTGTCATTGAAAGTAAATTGGAAAAATTAGCTGAAGTAGGAAGCAAAACAAGTACGTTTAAGCAAACTATTTATTTAGAAAATACTGATACTGTAGTTTGTGATGCTATCATTACTTTTGTTCTTTTTGATGGAAAGACACAACGAGCGATTTCGACAACAGAAGAAATAAGAGACATGTTTGTAGGAGAATTGAGTAATTAA
- a CDS encoding histone deacetylase, giving the protein MKVFYNKQQTAKVLISDSPSARKPKLVLQSWKKLGYPIEIMKVRPLTVDELCLAHEPSYVQGILKGRIKNGFGNKSKEIAKSLLWTNGSFVSAATHAYQHRESTFSPTSGFHHACYDQAAGFCTFSGLTIAAILLKKRFGAKKIGILDLDSHSGDGTDQTLQKTGYTDLVEHYSLGYDDVNIYNNQDWLNNLSDLIRNRFSDCEILFYQAGVDCHMDDPEVDSGHFTTEQIAERERIVYTTCRELKLPVVTNLAGGYQKPIEKVIHLHNLVAVAFHEVNQQI; this is encoded by the coding sequence GTGAAAGTTTTTTATAATAAACAACAAACAGCCAAAGTTCTTATTAGTGATTCTCCTAGTGCGAGAAAACCTAAGTTAGTTTTACAGTCTTGGAAAAAATTGGGCTATCCTATTGAAATTATGAAAGTTCGCCCTTTAACTGTGGACGAATTGTGTTTAGCTCATGAGCCTTCTTATGTACAAGGCATCTTGAAAGGGCGTATCAAAAATGGTTTTGGCAACAAAAGTAAAGAAATAGCAAAGAGCTTATTATGGACAAATGGTAGTTTTGTTAGTGCAGCTACTCACGCTTATCAACACCGTGAATCAACATTCTCACCCACCTCTGGCTTTCATCACGCTTGTTATGACCAAGCTGCTGGATTTTGTACCTTTTCTGGTTTAACGATTGCAGCTATTTTGCTAAAAAAACGTTTTGGAGCAAAGAAAATTGGAATCCTAGACCTTGACTCACACTCAGGCGATGGAACTGACCAAACGTTACAAAAAACAGGATATACAGATTTGGTAGAGCATTATTCACTAGGGTATGATGATGTAAATATTTATAACAATCAAGATTGGCTGAATAATCTATCAGATTTGATTCGCAACCGTTTTAGTGATTGTGAAATTCTCTTTTATCAAGCTGGTGTAGATTGTCATATGGATGACCCAGAAGTAGATAGTGGACACTTCACTACTGAGCAAATTGCTGAACGAGAAAGAATTGTTTACACAACTTGTAGAGAGCTAAAGTTACCAGTCGTAACCAATTTGGCAGGAGGCTATCAAAAACCGATTGAGAAAGTAATTCATCTACATAATCTAGTAGCAGTTGCCTTTCACGAAGTAAATCAACAGATATAA
- a CDS encoding aldehyde dehydrogenase has product MKKITNYIGGDFINPFLDKYIENVNPATGKVFSLIADSDENDVNLAVEAAKAAFPEWSSKGAEFRSKWLLKLANYIEENIEKFAQAETEDNGKPISLSRSIDIPRAIKNLSFFATAILHDNDEAYHTSTSVLNYTLRQPLGIVGCISPWNLPLYLFTWKIAPALASGNCVVAKPSELTPYTAYLLSKACEAIDFPAGVLNILHGHGQKVGAAIVAHQDTKAISFTGGTQTGKTIASVAAPMFKKLSLELGGKNATIIFADADVEEAVQTAVKAAFTNQGQICLCGSRILIESKIYEKFKAKFVEKVNQLQLGDPLEETTQQGATVSKAHQEKVLSYIELAKQEGGIVLTGGNKVTSENLPKRCENGFFIEPTVIEGLPAYCRTNQEEIFGAVTTLMPFEDENEALEFANSTPYGLSASVWTQNLSRAHRVASQLETGIVWINTWLLRDLRTPFGGAKQSGVGREGGYEALRFFTEEKNVCIKF; this is encoded by the coding sequence ATGAAAAAAATAACCAACTATATAGGAGGAGATTTTATAAATCCTTTTTTAGATAAATATATCGAAAATGTTAATCCAGCAACAGGAAAAGTTTTTTCATTGATTGCTGATTCTGATGAAAACGATGTAAATTTAGCCGTGGAAGCTGCAAAAGCTGCTTTTCCAGAATGGTCTTCAAAAGGTGCTGAATTTCGCTCAAAATGGCTCTTAAAATTAGCTAATTATATAGAAGAAAATATAGAAAAATTTGCACAAGCAGAAACAGAAGACAACGGAAAACCAATTTCGCTTTCTCGTTCGATAGATATTCCTCGTGCTATCAAAAATTTATCATTTTTCGCAACGGCTATTTTACATGACAACGATGAAGCTTATCATACTTCTACAAGCGTTTTAAATTATACATTACGCCAACCATTAGGAATTGTAGGTTGTATTTCGCCTTGGAATCTGCCTTTGTATTTATTTACTTGGAAGATTGCCCCTGCTCTTGCCAGTGGTAATTGTGTAGTTGCCAAACCTTCTGAACTTACTCCTTATACAGCATATTTACTCTCAAAGGCTTGTGAAGCGATAGATTTTCCTGCTGGTGTTCTTAATATTTTACACGGTCATGGACAAAAAGTAGGAGCAGCCATTGTAGCTCATCAAGACACGAAGGCAATTTCTTTCACAGGAGGAACACAGACAGGAAAAACCATAGCCTCGGTAGCTGCACCAATGTTCAAAAAACTCTCTTTAGAGTTAGGAGGAAAAAATGCAACTATAATTTTTGCTGATGCAGACGTGGAAGAAGCAGTTCAAACAGCCGTAAAAGCAGCTTTTACAAATCAAGGACAAATTTGCCTTTGTGGTTCTAGAATTTTGATAGAAAGTAAAATCTATGAGAAATTCAAAGCAAAATTTGTAGAAAAAGTAAATCAACTGCAACTAGGAGACCCATTAGAAGAAACGACACAACAAGGTGCAACAGTTTCGAAAGCACATCAAGAAAAAGTTTTGTCTTACATAGAACTTGCCAAGCAAGAAGGAGGAATTGTTTTGACAGGAGGAAATAAAGTAACTTCAGAAAACCTTCCAAAAAGATGTGAAAACGGTTTTTTTATAGAACCAACTGTAATTGAAGGGCTTCCAGCGTACTGCCGAACAAACCAAGAAGAAATATTTGGAGCAGTAACTACACTAATGCCTTTTGAAGATGAAAATGAGGCTTTAGAGTTTGCTAATTCTACACCTTATGGACTTTCTGCATCAGTTTGGACACAAAATTTATCACGAGCGCACCGAGTAGCAAGTCAGTTAGAAACAGGAATTGTTTGGATAAATACGTGGTTATTGCGTGATTTGAGAACTCCTTTCGGTGGTGCAAAACAATCAGGTGTAGGACGAGAGGGAGGATATGAGGCATTAAGATTTTTCACAGAAGAAAAAAATGTTTGTATTAAATTCTGA
- a CDS encoding M28 family peptidase yields MKKCSTIINLSCNLIILLVFFSYTNCISKKQDKQGYVKETKTEIQKQATKDTLTADSLPLFQENTQIYYAEKIEALNLKNHIELLSSESFEGRRVGERGQKMAGLYIQDFFIKNNLEASVPTDLGKRYIQEFEIEKSKISTVTIKTNIQEKNIVYQNKEHFLANPLTYLHSENELNVILTGYSILPNEQINGRGIALLLDTDDKETIFYSNQDWNEKMEKQILSAQKAGAKAVFFVLTNSDNFKVNTKRLQKNKYLNKEFYTLKTEKSIGVYFLSMETAAQLFEYSEQEWEELVEQFQENSIPSNLPYATISIQVKKENSATLTTENIVGFVEGTSLKEEIIIISAHYDHLGQTKNKANFFAGADDNASGVAALMELAKTFATAKEDGFAPKRSILFLTTSGEEVGMLGSSYYTDIAPLFPISNSITNLNIDMIGREYIPKNKYSSNDYVSIVGSDWVSPVLHYTHEKANESFTKLNLDYSYNSKSHPEEFFYRSDQYSFAKYDIPVIFYTSPDHKDYHKVSDTADKIDYQRVENVTKLIFHTTWQLANQEKSPKKIEKNVFKDQN; encoded by the coding sequence ATGAAAAAGTGTTCTACAATAATTAATTTATCCTGTAATTTAATTATTCTACTAGTTTTCTTTTCTTATACAAATTGTATTTCTAAAAAGCAAGACAAGCAAGGTTATGTAAAAGAGACTAAAACAGAAATTCAAAAACAAGCTACAAAAGATACGCTAACTGCAGATTCATTACCATTATTTCAAGAAAATACACAAATCTATTATGCAGAAAAAATAGAAGCTCTTAATCTAAAAAATCATATCGAACTACTTTCATCAGAAAGTTTTGAAGGACGCAGAGTAGGAGAACGAGGACAAAAAATGGCTGGGTTATACATTCAAGATTTTTTTATAAAGAATAATCTTGAAGCATCTGTACCGACTGATTTGGGCAAACGTTATATACAAGAGTTCGAAATAGAAAAAAGCAAAATTTCTACAGTAACAATCAAAACAAATATACAAGAAAAGAATATTGTCTATCAGAATAAAGAACACTTTCTAGCTAATCCATTGACTTATTTACACAGTGAAAATGAGTTGAATGTAATCTTGACAGGATATTCTATTTTGCCAAACGAACAAATTAATGGGCGTGGAATAGCTTTATTATTAGATACTGATGATAAAGAAACTATTTTTTATTCGAATCAAGATTGGAATGAAAAAATGGAAAAACAAATCCTTTCAGCTCAAAAAGCAGGAGCAAAAGCTGTTTTTTTTGTTTTGACAAACTCAGATAATTTTAAAGTAAATACTAAAAGACTTCAAAAAAATAAGTATCTCAATAAAGAGTTTTATACGTTGAAGACAGAAAAAAGTATTGGTGTATATTTTCTTTCAATGGAAACAGCAGCACAATTATTTGAATACTCGGAGCAAGAATGGGAAGAGTTAGTAGAACAGTTTCAAGAAAATAGTATTCCATCAAATCTTCCTTATGCAACTATTTCTATACAAGTAAAAAAAGAAAATTCAGCAACACTGACTACTGAAAATATTGTTGGTTTTGTAGAGGGAACGAGCTTAAAAGAAGAAATAATAATAATTTCAGCACATTATGACCATTTAGGACAAACTAAAAATAAAGCTAATTTCTTTGCAGGAGCAGATGATAACGCCTCGGGAGTAGCTGCTCTTATGGAACTTGCAAAAACGTTTGCTACGGCTAAAGAAGATGGTTTTGCTCCCAAAAGAAGTATTTTATTTCTGACAACTAGTGGGGAAGAAGTAGGAATGTTAGGCTCATCTTACTATACTGATATTGCTCCTCTATTTCCTATCTCAAATAGTATTACAAACTTAAATATTGATATGATTGGAAGAGAATATATCCCAAAAAATAAATATTCCTCTAATGATTACGTAAGTATTGTAGGTTCAGATTGGGTATCTCCTGTTCTGCATTATACGCATGAAAAGGCAAACGAATCATTTACCAAGCTCAATCTAGATTATAGTTATAACTCAAAATCCCACCCTGAAGAGTTTTTTTATCGCTCCGACCAATACAGTTTTGCAAAATATGATATTCCTGTCATTTTTTATACAAGTCCTGACCATAAAGACTATCATAAAGTAAGTGATACAGCCGATAAAATAGACTATCAGCGAGTAGAAAATGTTACAAAACTTATATTTCACACAACTTGGCAACTTGCTAATCAAGAAAAAAGTCCTAAAAAAATAGAAAAAAACGTTTTTAAAGACCAAAACTAA